The Daucus carota subsp. sativus chromosome 9, DH1 v3.0, whole genome shotgun sequence genome window below encodes:
- the LOC108200493 gene encoding probable serine/threonine-protein kinase PBL3 has translation MGICMGKSAKCAHASSNQFMETTSSSSDKQQESFSTNKKSVSLSFNKTVVAPEGEISVSNSLRAFSYHDLKNATKNFRSDSLLGEGGFGWVYKAWLDENSFAASKSGSGISVAIKKLKTGSCQGHREWLTEVNYLGQLHHENLVKLIGYCVESDNRLLVYEFMSKGSLENHLFRRGVQPIPWSTRIHIATDVARGISFLHNLDSNVIYRDLKASNILLDSDFNAKLSDFGYARAGPTGDRTHVSTRVVGTKGYAAPEYVATGRLTIKSDVYSFGVVLLELLSGRRALGDERAGGVDEETLVDWAKPLLADKRVLRIMDTRMGGQYPKKEAQAVASLALQCLDFDPKLRPSMLEVVAKLEQIPLAKNVSRTLQVKQEHSGRTRTTRTR, from the exons ATGGGAATATGCATGGGAAAATCTGCAAAATGTGCTCATGCTTCTTCTAATCAGTTCATGG aaactacaagttcatctaGCGATAAACAACAAGAATCATTCTCTACCAACAAGAAATCAGTTTCATTAAGTTTCAATAAAACAGTTGTGGCACCAGAAGGGGAAATTTCTGTCTCCAACAGTCTCAGAGCCTTCAGTTACCATGATCTTAAGAACGCTACAAAAAACTTCCGCTCTGACAGTCTTCTTGGTGAGGGAGGGTTTGGTTGGGTTTATAAAGCATGGTTAGATGAAAACAGTTTTGCTGCAAGCAAATCTGGATCTGGAATTTCAGTTGCCATTAAAAAGCTCAAAACAGGAAGCTGTCAAGGTCACAGAGAATGGCTT ACTGAAGTTAACTATTTAGGGCAGCTACACCACGAAAACCTTGTGAAACTCATTGGGTATTGTGTTGAATCTGACAACCGCTTGTTAGTTTACGAATTCATGTCCAAGGGAAGTTTGGAGAACCACTTATTTAGAA gagGAGTTCAACCTATTCCATGGTCTACAAGGATTCATATCGCAACTGATGTTGCACGAGGCATATCCTTCTTACACAACTTGGACTCCAACGTAATTTACAGGGACTTGAAGGCATCAAACATTCTACTTGATTCG GACTTCAATGCAAAGCTTTCGGATTTCGGCTATGCAAGGGCAGGTCCTACTGGAGATAGAACTCATGTGTCAACAAGAGTTGTTGGTACCAAGGGTTATGCAGCACCAGAATATGTTGCTACAG GTCGGCTGACTATAAAGAGTGACGTATATAGTTTCGGTGTAGTCTTGCTAGAGTTGCTTTCTGGAAGGCGAGCATTAGGTGATGAGAGGGCTGGAGGAGTAGATGAAGAGACTTTGGTTGATTGGGCAAAGCCGCTACTTGCAGACAAGCGAGTTTTGAGAATCATGGACACACGAATGGGGGGTCAGTACCCTAAGAAGGAAGCACAAGCTGTGGCATCCCTTGCATTACAATGTCTCGATTTTGATCCCAAATTAAGGCCATCAATGTTAGAAGTTGTAGCTAAACTGGAACAAATTCCTTTGGCAAAAAATGTTTCAAGAACTCTCCAGGTTAAGCAGGAACACAGTGGCAGAACTAGAACCACAAGAACAAGATAG